From the Oleiphilus messinensis genome, one window contains:
- a CDS encoding SDR family NAD(P)-dependent oxidoreductase, with protein sequence MRKPNERSIKASTAEPSKPCAVIIGAGTPQGIGGAVCAHFAAAGMHVYAAGRSIDKVQETTSSIIENGGKASAVVVDATEPTSIHELFEKAGLRTHAQAMAREFQPKGIHVAHVVIDGLVAGDRASEFGYGLGKAYLLSRGEEGSLDPAAVAETYWQLHVQPRTAWTHELELRPFKEKF encoded by the coding sequence ATGAGAAAGCCGAATGAACGATCAATAAAAGCATCCACAGCTGAGCCGTCCAAGCCTTGCGCAGTGATTATTGGCGCAGGAACGCCTCAGGGCATTGGCGGTGCGGTATGCGCCCACTTTGCTGCTGCGGGTATGCATGTTTACGCAGCGGGTCGCAGTATCGACAAAGTGCAAGAAACAACCTCATCCATCATTGAAAATGGTGGCAAAGCCAGCGCGGTTGTAGTGGATGCCACCGAGCCGACATCTATTCATGAACTCTTCGAGAAAGCTGGGCTTCGCACTCATGCCCAGGCGATGGCGCGCGAGTTCCAGCCCAAAGGCATCCATGTTGCCCATGTGGTCATTGATGGCTTGGTGGCTGGAGATCGCGCGAGTGAATTTGGCTACGGCCTGGGCAAAGCCTATTTGTTGAGCCGCGGTGAAGAAGGCAGCCTGGATCCGGCTGCGGTCGCCGAAACCTATTGGCAACTCCATGTGCAACCTCGCACCGCCTGGACGCATGAGCTGGAACTGCGCCCCTTCAAAGAGAAATTTTAA
- a CDS encoding winged helix-turn-helix transcriptional regulator, with translation MKWEKVGEMNCPVARTLAIIGDRWTMLIVRNAFLGTKRFADFQSQLGMTKHLLSGRLKRLVDAGIFKKEEYQQGRYEYKLTTKGKSLYPVLLAMTAWGDDWLDAGKGASLLYVDKKEDIT, from the coding sequence ATGAAGTGGGAAAAGGTTGGGGAAATGAATTGTCCCGTGGCCCGCACATTGGCGATCATTGGTGATCGTTGGACGATGCTAATCGTTCGCAATGCGTTTCTCGGTACCAAGCGATTCGCAGATTTTCAGTCACAATTAGGTATGACAAAACATCTACTTTCAGGGCGGTTGAAGAGGCTTGTTGACGCTGGCATTTTCAAGAAAGAGGAGTATCAACAAGGGCGTTACGAATATAAACTGACCACAAAGGGAAAATCTTTATACCCTGTTTTATTAGCCATGACAGCGTGGGGTGACGATTGGTTGGATGCTGGAAAGGGTGCGTCTTTACTTTATGTCGACAAGAAGGAGGATATCACCTGA
- a CDS encoding metal-dependent hydrolase: MSKTNIKKASSANYDIIPRRVKFDWETSPLHWIPDDPFASHALNEFSFLLTQGEKFFCRVFRTALPHVKDDKLRADVEAFIKQEAVHSHAHHESIEGYLKRLGLSGGRFEERNALLFDQLLLDDPFGRKLPESLQYQWLVFRIGLVAAIEHYTAALGVFVLEADAWDKHGADPIVADLFRWHGAEEVEHRTVAYDLYRHLGGTHSMRTLAMAIAFPALVSLSMLGTAHMIRHDEKLKNASRTPIPLRLILGWLRSARLGTFPAMRWFPLHALRFLRPGYNPLDEASTEQALAYIHSSPGVLAANNGVHHEKAE, from the coding sequence ATGAGTAAAACAAATATCAAGAAGGCGTCCAGCGCCAACTACGACATCATTCCGCGTCGAGTAAAATTCGATTGGGAAACGTCCCCCCTGCACTGGATTCCGGATGACCCCTTTGCCAGCCATGCACTGAACGAATTCAGTTTCCTGCTGACTCAGGGCGAGAAATTTTTCTGCCGTGTATTCCGTACAGCGCTGCCCCACGTTAAAGACGATAAGCTACGGGCTGATGTCGAAGCCTTTATTAAACAAGAAGCCGTACACAGTCATGCGCACCACGAATCAATTGAAGGCTATCTGAAACGACTGGGACTCAGTGGCGGGCGTTTTGAAGAGCGCAACGCCTTGTTGTTCGACCAGTTGCTGCTCGACGACCCCTTTGGCCGAAAACTGCCCGAATCACTGCAATACCAATGGCTGGTGTTCCGCATTGGCCTGGTCGCGGCTATCGAGCATTACACTGCTGCGCTTGGTGTATTTGTGCTTGAAGCCGATGCCTGGGATAAACATGGTGCCGACCCGATCGTTGCTGACCTGTTCCGCTGGCATGGTGCCGAAGAGGTAGAACACCGCACCGTTGCCTACGATCTTTACCGCCACCTCGGCGGCACTCACTCCATGCGTACGCTGGCTATGGCCATCGCTTTTCCGGCGCTGGTATCACTGTCCATGTTGGGCACTGCCCACATGATTCGCCACGACGAAAAGCTCAAAAACGCATCAAGAACGCCCATTCCACTGCGCCTCATATTGGGCTGGTTACGTTCAGCTCGTTTGGGTACTTTCCCGGCCATGCGCTGGTTCCCGCTGCATGCCTTGCGCTTTCTACGACCAGGTTACAACCCGCTAGATGAGGCCTCTACCGAACAGGCGCTGGCCTATATCCATTCATCGCCTGGAGTACTTGCGGCGAATAACGGGGTGCACCATGAGAAAGCCGAATGA
- a CDS encoding ankyrin repeat domain-containing protein: protein MLKHFLSFMSLGLCICLLSFSGSSDGADISNAEMKWRELEYAAKYADLKTVRELLFGDVRFINRSANYYSDRLVSVAVGTHIEEISDDRVKIVRLLLEHGFDPAFYNDFALDIAAANQHDTSSKNEMINLLTVYGANPNAGGVLASAVTTGHYRTISLLLNLGAIPDNNLLSRIVLISEMQVVLLFLDHGLDPNHPHLFERAIKKGETQLVNALINRQINLNTLYPSRTEFYTPVTLAILSNKLNVLKLLHRAGADFAKPDGQQRIPCRMKEKWIDGGLAQWLMQEPCSDGVKSNGEEL, encoded by the coding sequence ATGTTGAAACACTTTTTGTCGTTTATGAGTCTGGGGTTGTGCATTTGTTTGCTATCTTTTAGCGGAAGCAGTGATGGAGCAGATATTTCAAACGCTGAAATGAAATGGCGTGAGCTAGAATACGCGGCCAAGTATGCTGATTTAAAAACTGTGCGTGAACTTTTATTTGGGGATGTCCGATTTATAAATCGTAGTGCAAATTATTATTCTGATCGACTGGTCTCAGTCGCCGTCGGAACTCATATTGAAGAGATCAGTGATGACCGTGTAAAGATCGTGCGTCTGTTGTTAGAGCATGGGTTTGATCCCGCTTTTTACAACGACTTTGCACTGGATATCGCAGCTGCTAATCAACATGATACCAGTAGTAAAAATGAAATGATTAATTTACTAACGGTATATGGTGCAAACCCTAATGCTGGAGGCGTATTGGCCTCTGCAGTTACCACCGGCCATTATCGCACGATAAGCTTGTTACTTAATCTCGGAGCGATACCTGATAACAATCTGCTATCCAGGATTGTTCTGATATCAGAAATGCAGGTAGTACTTCTGTTTTTAGACCACGGCCTGGATCCAAACCACCCCCATTTGTTTGAGAGAGCAATTAAAAAGGGAGAGACTCAATTGGTGAATGCGTTAATCAATCGCCAAATTAATCTGAATACTTTATATCCGAGTCGAACAGAATTTTACACGCCTGTTACCTTGGCTATCTTATCGAATAAATTGAATGTGTTGAAGCTGTTGCACCGCGCTGGAGCTGATTTCGCTAAACCTGATGGCCAACAACGGATTCCCTGCCGAATGAAAGAGAAGTGGATAGATGGTGGTTTAGCTCAGTGGTTGATGCAAGAGCCTTGTAGTGATGGCGTTAAATCAAATGGAGAAGAGTTGTGA
- a CDS encoding vWA domain-containing protein yields MKITRPDLTITLMLSTLILSACTATNPYSTIPYSTSHATYENQYAELAFSSPSAQPGIDSNLPVSDNKYQTFANNDIKLTTEHPVSTLSIDVDTGSYTQTRRRLSQGELPIQDSVRAEEFVNYFSYQYPQPEDANHPFAVFAEMGPTPWNPETRLLHLGIQGKDDQESAPAARNLVFLLDVSGSMQGDDRLGLVQKSLTALTKRLNSQDRVSIVVYAGASGVVLKPTPGDKKYTIINALYRLSAGGSTNGGEGIEQAYALARENYIPGGTNRVILCTDGDLNVGLTEPVQLLQLIEQKRKQGIFLTTLGFGDGNYNDHLLEQLADHGNGHYAYINSYAEARKVLIREMNGTLNTIASDVKIQIEFNPAVVSEYRLIGYENRLLARSDFNNDRVDAGEIGSGHSVTALYEVRLSANPKQSIDSLRYALHGNIQSNDIPGNTDELAYVKLRYKKPNTSNSILVSKAIKHEDHIPTLQETSPDFRFSAAVAAFAQRLRGNHHVSYTYPDIARLAQSGLQFDPEGDRRELVSLVETAGELAGEFH; encoded by the coding sequence ATGAAAATAACACGCCCCGATTTGACCATCACATTGATGCTTTCAACCTTGATACTGAGTGCATGTACTGCCACAAATCCGTATTCAACAATTCCGTATTCAACCAGCCATGCAACATACGAAAACCAATATGCAGAACTCGCTTTTTCATCCCCCTCAGCGCAACCGGGTATCGACAGCAACCTGCCGGTATCCGATAACAAATACCAAACATTTGCCAATAACGATATAAAACTCACCACAGAACACCCGGTCTCAACCCTGAGTATCGATGTGGATACCGGATCCTACACCCAAACACGAAGACGCTTGAGTCAGGGAGAGCTGCCCATTCAGGATTCCGTACGGGCCGAAGAATTCGTGAACTACTTTAGTTACCAATACCCACAGCCTGAAGATGCGAACCACCCCTTTGCAGTTTTTGCCGAGATGGGTCCAACACCCTGGAATCCGGAAACCCGACTCCTGCATCTGGGAATTCAGGGAAAAGATGATCAGGAATCCGCACCCGCGGCTCGGAATCTCGTGTTTTTACTGGATGTATCGGGCTCCATGCAAGGCGATGATCGACTGGGACTTGTGCAGAAATCACTCACCGCCCTGACCAAACGCTTGAATAGCCAGGACCGTGTATCCATTGTCGTGTACGCGGGCGCATCCGGCGTGGTGCTAAAACCGACACCGGGGGATAAAAAATATACGATTATCAACGCACTGTATCGTCTGTCTGCCGGTGGCTCCACCAACGGTGGAGAGGGCATCGAACAGGCCTATGCACTGGCCCGGGAAAACTACATTCCCGGTGGCACCAACCGGGTCATTCTCTGTACGGATGGTGATTTGAATGTAGGGCTAACGGAACCCGTTCAACTACTGCAACTGATCGAGCAAAAGCGAAAACAAGGTATTTTCCTCACCACTCTGGGCTTTGGTGACGGTAACTACAATGACCATTTACTTGAGCAACTCGCAGATCACGGAAACGGGCACTATGCCTATATCAATAGTTACGCTGAAGCGCGCAAAGTTCTGATTCGGGAGATGAATGGTACCCTCAATACCATTGCCAGCGACGTTAAAATCCAGATTGAATTCAATCCAGCTGTGGTGAGCGAGTATCGACTGATTGGCTATGAAAATCGTCTGTTGGCACGATCGGATTTCAACAATGATCGCGTTGATGCCGGGGAAATAGGTTCCGGCCACAGTGTTACGGCGCTTTATGAAGTGCGCTTGAGCGCAAACCCGAAGCAAAGCATTGACTCACTCCGCTATGCTCTCCACGGCAATATCCAGAGCAATGACATTCCCGGAAACACGGATGAACTGGCTTACGTGAAACTACGCTACAAAAAGCCCAACACCAGTAATAGCATACTGGTTTCAAAAGCGATCAAGCACGAAGACCACATCCCAACCCTGCAGGAAACCAGCCCGGATTTTCGTTTCTCTGCCGCCGTGGCCGCATTCGCACAGCGATTACGAGGTAATCACCATGTTTCGTATACCTATCCCGACATTGCCAGACTCGCGCAAAGCGGCCTGCAATTTGACCCAGAAGGGGATCGGCGAGAGCTGGTTAGCCTGGTGGAAACAGCCGGGGAGCTGGCTGGCGAATTTCACTGA
- a CDS encoding YfbK domain-containing protein yields the protein MTEIVVRDLSHIEFNPAVVRKYRLIGIEMRLSANPKQSIDSLRYAPQGNIQSDHITSKTDELAYVKLRYKKPNMNNSILLSKATKHEDQIRPL from the coding sequence ATGACTGAAATCGTTGTAAGAGATCTCTCTCACATTGAATTCAATCCAGCCGTGGTGAGGAAGTATCGGCTGATTGGCATTGAAATGCGCTTGAGCGCAAACCCGAAGCAAAGCATTGACTCACTCCGCTACGCCCCCCAAGGCAATATCCAGAGCGATCACATTACCAGCAAAACGGATGAACTGGCTTACGTTAAGCTTCGCTACAAAAAGCCCAATATGAACAACAGCATCCTGCTTTCAAAAGCGACCAAGCACGAAGACCAGATCCGCCCGCTGTAA
- a CDS encoding imm11 family protein: MIYRLESNTSDVFYSYREAQVPLPHGLDTLGHSREYQFQFEQIATDPYCPQYRVYKAPILPEWRLNTNLAIERRKKKNFDLPDFIPPGSKIYVSQLVKEVVEKCDPIGHQFWPVVITDKKGGIVSEKQYFRMNMRRYLNITPSDKPMQMLDFTPSGPLGEADFIPSVQHDPSLRNQIEKYPVWRHIFRKNTITDHVVYLNNEIFESLQSVGVTGLEEYTIVRGRVKGTIGHI; the protein is encoded by the coding sequence ATGATTTATAGGCTGGAGTCGAATACAAGTGATGTATTCTATTCATACAGAGAAGCTCAAGTTCCACTCCCACACGGCTTGGATACGTTGGGGCATTCTCGTGAATATCAATTTCAGTTTGAGCAAATAGCCACAGATCCCTATTGCCCGCAATACAGAGTATATAAAGCCCCAATACTCCCAGAATGGCGACTAAATACAAATCTAGCCATAGAAAGGAGGAAGAAAAAGAACTTCGATTTGCCCGACTTTATACCGCCAGGGTCAAAAATCTATGTTTCCCAGTTGGTAAAAGAAGTGGTGGAGAAATGTGACCCTATTGGTCATCAATTCTGGCCTGTGGTGATTACAGATAAAAAAGGGGGCATCGTCTCTGAAAAGCAATACTTTAGAATGAATATGAGACGATATTTAAACATCACCCCCTCGGACAAGCCGATGCAAATGTTGGACTTTACTCCATCCGGTCCGTTGGGTGAGGCAGACTTCATTCCTTCTGTACAGCACGACCCATCCTTGCGTAATCAAATTGAAAAATACCCTGTGTGGAGACACATATTTAGAAAGAATACGATCACAGATCATGTAGTTTATTTAAATAATGAAATTTTTGAATCATTGCAATCCGTTGGTGTTACCGGTCTTGAAGAATACACAATAGTTCGAGGAAGAGTGAAGGGGACAATAGGTCATATCTAA
- the exaC gene encoding acetaldehyde dehydrogenase ExaC, with protein MIYGNPGQENALVTFKSQYQNYIGGEWVAPVQGRYFDNVSPVDGQVFCAIPRSSAEDIELALDAAHKAKAAWGATSVTERANVLLKIADRMEQNLETLAVAETWDNGKAVRETLAADIPLAVDHFRYFAGCIRAQEGTAAELDEHTVSYHIHEPLGVVGQIIPWNFPLLMAAWKLAPALAAGNCVVLKPAEQTPASILLLMEIIGDILPAGVINIVNGFGAEAGQALASSQRIAKIAFTGSTPVGSHILKCAAENIIPSTVELGGKSPNIYFEDILDQEDAYVSKCVEGLVLAFFNQGEVCTCPSRALIHESVYEDFMAKVIQRSQAIKRGNPLDTETQVGAQASQEQFDKILSYIEIGRQEGVEVLLGGGVEALGGPLESGYYIQPTLLKGRNDMRVFQEEIFGPVVGITTFKTEAEALEIANATEYGLGAGVWTRDINRAYRMGRGIQAGRVWTNCYHHYPAHAAFGGYKKSGVGRETHKVALEHYQQTKNLLVSYDINPLGFF; from the coding sequence ATGATCTATGGTAATCCTGGTCAGGAAAACGCATTAGTTACGTTCAAGTCTCAATACCAGAACTATATTGGTGGAGAATGGGTGGCACCCGTACAGGGTCGTTACTTTGATAATGTATCCCCTGTTGATGGCCAGGTATTCTGTGCCATACCTCGTTCCAGTGCCGAAGATATCGAGCTGGCACTGGATGCGGCGCACAAAGCGAAAGCTGCTTGGGGCGCGACTTCTGTGACCGAGCGCGCTAATGTATTGCTTAAAATCGCGGATCGTATGGAACAGAATCTGGAAACGCTTGCTGTTGCCGAAACCTGGGATAACGGCAAAGCCGTTAGAGAAACCCTGGCGGCCGATATACCCTTGGCGGTTGATCATTTTCGCTATTTTGCCGGGTGCATACGGGCTCAGGAAGGCACCGCAGCGGAGCTGGATGAGCATACTGTCAGCTATCATATCCATGAGCCGCTTGGGGTCGTAGGCCAAATTATTCCCTGGAATTTCCCGTTGTTGATGGCGGCGTGGAAATTGGCTCCGGCACTGGCAGCGGGCAATTGTGTTGTACTGAAACCGGCAGAACAGACCCCCGCATCAATCCTGCTGTTGATGGAAATCATTGGTGATATCCTGCCTGCGGGTGTGATTAATATCGTCAATGGCTTCGGTGCTGAGGCCGGACAGGCTTTGGCCAGCAGCCAGCGTATCGCAAAAATTGCCTTTACCGGATCGACTCCTGTGGGTTCGCACATACTGAAATGTGCAGCGGAAAACATCATCCCTTCGACTGTCGAGCTCGGGGGCAAATCCCCAAATATATATTTCGAAGATATTCTCGATCAGGAAGATGCCTACGTCAGTAAATGTGTAGAAGGACTGGTGCTGGCCTTTTTCAATCAGGGAGAGGTCTGCACCTGTCCTTCCCGGGCATTAATTCATGAATCGGTCTATGAAGACTTTATGGCTAAAGTCATCCAGCGCAGTCAAGCCATTAAACGGGGCAACCCATTGGATACAGAGACACAGGTTGGCGCGCAAGCTTCTCAAGAACAGTTTGATAAAATTTTGAGCTATATCGAAATTGGACGCCAAGAGGGCGTTGAGGTGTTGCTCGGTGGTGGTGTTGAAGCCTTGGGTGGTCCTCTGGAAAGCGGATATTATATTCAGCCCACACTGTTGAAAGGGCGGAATGATATGCGCGTTTTTCAGGAAGAAATCTTCGGCCCTGTTGTCGGTATCACGACGTTTAAAACAGAAGCTGAGGCACTGGAGATTGCCAATGCAACGGAATACGGCCTGGGTGCGGGTGTCTGGACTCGGGATATAAATCGTGCCTACCGAATGGGGCGTGGTATTCAGGCGGGTCGGGTCTGGACTAACTGTTATCATCACTACCCCGCTCATGCGGCCTTTGGTGGCTACAAAAAATCCGGTGTGGGTCGGGAAACCCATAAAGTGGCATTGGAGCATTACCAGCAAACGAAAAACTTACTGGTCAGCTACGATATTAATCCGCTTGGATTTTTTTAA
- a CDS encoding glutathione S-transferase family protein, whose amino-acid sequence MSHDITLHQWEISPFCQKVARSLRHKGLNYRTIDYNGLRGAKVMRLSKVGKVPVLDIDEQRIQDSTRIARWLDEHYPEPLLYPADTSQRAQAELWEDFADELLYWYEVHFRVSDPEAMKIVVDLSCEGRPAFERVGAKTVLAFGLRQQLKFQGLGKMSPNDIRDEFLRILDRIEIALEATSWLAGDAMSIADISVGSQLLEIDRTSGPIRSELWKRPRLAALLKEVKAL is encoded by the coding sequence ATGAGCCACGACATCACTCTGCATCAGTGGGAGATATCTCCCTTCTGCCAAAAAGTTGCCCGTAGCCTGCGCCACAAAGGGCTGAACTACCGCACTATCGACTACAATGGGCTGCGCGGCGCTAAGGTCATGCGTCTGAGCAAAGTCGGCAAGGTGCCCGTGCTGGATATCGACGAACAGCGGATTCAAGACAGTACCCGCATTGCTCGCTGGCTGGATGAACATTATCCCGAGCCTCTGCTCTACCCTGCCGATACGAGCCAAAGAGCACAGGCCGAACTATGGGAAGACTTCGCTGATGAACTTCTTTATTGGTACGAAGTGCATTTCCGGGTCAGCGACCCTGAAGCTATGAAAATCGTCGTAGACCTTTCCTGCGAAGGCCGCCCAGCTTTCGAACGTGTCGGTGCCAAAACTGTTCTGGCCTTTGGCCTGCGCCAACAACTGAAATTCCAGGGGCTAGGTAAGATGTCGCCCAACGATATTCGCGATGAATTCCTACGAATACTGGACCGCATTGAGATTGCCTTGGAAGCGACCAGTTGGCTGGCTGGCGACGCCATGAGCATTGCTGACATTTCGGTTGGCAGTCAGCTACTTGAGATTGACCGCACCAGCGGCCCCATACGGTCAGAACTATGGAAGCGCCCCCGACTCGCCGCATTACTAAAAGAGGTAAAAGCGTTATGA
- a CDS encoding DUF2252 family protein: protein MNQRKAFLCEHIVRVDGEQPGAKAPSAKHLKMANNPFQFYRGTSQLFYADLAAGNLRCPQTLTESVPLTSVMGDCHLSNFGFFTEEGAHGDTVIFAPNDFDDACVGHAVWDLLRFAVSMLLGADYGRGVLAGSYATEADCADFQSKGISRQAASDGVLAFLRAYEKTCEKIAAKPEKRMRAIEKIKSDHVLVGAYGKALSRAAGGAKFGSKSTLAKSVATESRPLRFRDLPERFERLPEAEYQAVYHQFRPYVDDEILDIVKRLGAGTGSVNMARYYLLVGTDGLAKAERNGGCISPSLEELRLCHLVEVKLQREAAPIYYFPDISPVNRLNHAHLTVDCQRHMQRKPDLVLDEALWQDQNWLIRSRHHARVGIDPEDVVLALKSDSYSAANKLIQYGKTCGKALALAHARGDRRSTRFEVAMGAQLPVVIPELLETSLSYYHQVIDDWTLFKDMLAK from the coding sequence GTGAACCAGCGAAAAGCATTTTTATGTGAACATATCGTACGGGTGGACGGTGAACAACCCGGCGCGAAGGCACCGTCGGCCAAACACTTGAAAATGGCGAATAATCCATTTCAGTTTTACCGGGGTACATCACAACTGTTTTATGCCGATCTTGCTGCAGGGAATTTGCGCTGCCCGCAAACATTAACCGAGTCTGTACCGCTCACCAGTGTGATGGGGGATTGCCACCTTTCCAATTTTGGATTTTTCACGGAAGAAGGGGCCCATGGAGATACGGTTATCTTCGCACCGAATGACTTCGATGATGCCTGTGTAGGTCACGCGGTCTGGGATTTGCTGCGTTTCGCCGTGAGCATGCTGCTGGGCGCTGATTACGGCAGGGGCGTGTTAGCCGGAAGCTATGCAACCGAAGCGGATTGTGCCGACTTTCAGTCGAAAGGGATTTCCAGGCAAGCCGCCAGTGATGGGGTTTTGGCATTTTTACGGGCCTACGAAAAAACCTGTGAAAAAATTGCTGCTAAACCGGAAAAGCGTATGCGGGCCATTGAAAAAATAAAGTCAGACCATGTACTCGTTGGTGCTTATGGTAAAGCATTATCACGGGCTGCAGGGGGCGCGAAGTTTGGCAGCAAGAGCACGTTGGCCAAATCTGTGGCCACCGAAAGCAGGCCGCTTCGCTTCCGTGATCTCCCGGAACGTTTCGAGCGATTGCCCGAAGCGGAATATCAGGCGGTCTATCATCAATTCCGGCCTTATGTCGATGACGAGATACTCGATATTGTAAAGCGGCTGGGAGCGGGCACCGGCTCTGTGAACATGGCTCGTTATTATCTTCTAGTGGGTACCGACGGGCTTGCGAAAGCGGAACGCAATGGGGGTTGTATTTCGCCCTCGCTTGAAGAATTGAGGCTCTGCCATCTCGTTGAAGTGAAGCTCCAGCGCGAAGCTGCACCGATATACTATTTTCCGGATATCAGCCCGGTTAACCGGCTTAATCATGCTCATCTGACGGTCGATTGTCAGCGTCACATGCAGCGAAAACCGGATCTGGTGCTCGATGAAGCGCTCTGGCAAGACCAGAACTGGTTAATCCGCTCCCGACACCATGCCCGTGTGGGCATCGACCCGGAAGATGTGGTGCTCGCGCTTAAGTCCGACAGTTACTCGGCGGCCAATAAACTGATTCAATACGGCAAGACCTGTGGCAAGGCGCTAGCGCTGGCCCATGCCCGTGGTGATCGCCGCTCGACGCGGTTTGAAGTGGCAATGGGGGCGCAATTACCGGTGGTTATCCCCGAGTTGCTGGAAACCAGCCTGAGTTATTACCATCAGGTCATCGACGATTGGACATTGTTCAAAGATATGCTGGCGAAGTAA
- a CDS encoding alpha/beta fold hydrolase, whose translation MKPSQFVESGTVRLAVYTWGKRPTSRSPRPTVVLVHGYPDSAEGWAQVAEYLAKDAYVVAYDVRGAGQSSAPKGSKPYALEHLVGDLTAVIDTVSPMQPVHLVGHDWGGLQGWEAVQSKALKYRIASYNALAPALDHVGLWFQSRMRSGSPRQVVEAAHQLLGSSYMAAFQLPLLPELTWRYGLAHQWPRFLNLLEGIKTKPRPSQAADGRFGLGLYRANLIPKLMKPEPRRVDIPVQLLIMERDRFVPERLFTGVENWAPNTLRTHIDAGHWAPLSHPEPLAQAIGDFIQNHH comes from the coding sequence ATGAAACCCTCTCAATTTGTTGAGTCAGGCACGGTTCGTCTGGCTGTTTACACCTGGGGCAAACGCCCCACCAGCCGGTCTCCTCGCCCGACTGTCGTACTCGTGCATGGCTACCCAGACAGCGCGGAAGGCTGGGCGCAAGTCGCAGAATACCTAGCAAAAGACGCCTACGTCGTCGCCTATGACGTTCGCGGCGCAGGTCAGTCTTCCGCCCCCAAAGGCAGCAAGCCCTATGCGCTGGAACACTTGGTAGGTGATCTGACCGCTGTTATTGATACAGTCAGCCCGATGCAGCCCGTGCATCTGGTCGGCCATGACTGGGGTGGTCTTCAAGGCTGGGAAGCGGTGCAATCAAAAGCATTGAAGTACCGTATCGCTTCATACAACGCACTCGCCCCTGCGCTGGATCATGTGGGCCTATGGTTTCAGAGCAGAATGCGCAGTGGCTCACCCCGCCAGGTAGTCGAAGCTGCACATCAGTTACTGGGTTCGTCCTATATGGCTGCTTTTCAGCTACCACTCCTTCCAGAACTGACATGGCGCTACGGCCTCGCCCATCAGTGGCCACGCTTTCTGAACCTGCTTGAAGGCATCAAGACCAAACCACGCCCTTCACAGGCAGCGGACGGTCGTTTCGGTCTGGGGCTATATCGCGCCAACCTCATACCCAAACTCATGAAACCAGAACCTCGACGCGTCGATATCCCGGTACAGCTATTAATTATGGAGCGTGACCGGTTTGTGCCTGAACGACTCTTCACGGGTGTCGAAAACTGGGCGCCCAATACGCTACGTACACACATAGATGCCGGCCATTGGGCGCCGTTATCCCACCCAGAACCGCTGGCACAGGCCATTGGCGACTTCATTCAGAATCATCATTAA
- a CDS encoding enoyl-CoA hydratase-related protein, translating into MLIGLNLTEKLNAFDPEMITQLSKAYTLLDRDPELRCGVLWAEGRYFTSGLDLANIIKAIPSEVIKPMIPRRHIDPWGTNGRVCRKPIVSAVEGPCYTLGIELILCGQITVASENAIFTQAEISRGIFPFGGGTVRWPLAAGTQNAYLHLLTADEFDAGEALTEAIAIAIAEQIAQQAPLGVQATLKSVRLCNPAVHRPHSPSYEEPSPDCCYRKMPDAVWKPSRHAERQSFRGSDGRHTRESGYLLLKRLPLSRE; encoded by the coding sequence TTGCTCATTGGCCTCAACCTCACTGAGAAACTTAATGCATTTGATCCTGAAATGATCACCCAGCTGTCGAAGGCTTATACCTTGCTCGACAGGGATCCCGAATTACGCTGCGGGGTACTCTGGGCTGAGGGCCGCTATTTCACCAGCGGCCTGGATTTGGCCAACATCATCAAGGCTATTCCCAGCGAAGTCATTAAACCGATGATTCCACGCCGTCATATCGACCCTTGGGGCACAAACGGCAGAGTCTGCCGCAAGCCTATCGTCAGCGCGGTTGAGGGGCCCTGCTACACCCTAGGCATTGAACTTATCCTTTGTGGCCAGATCACCGTAGCCTCAGAAAACGCGATCTTTACCCAGGCAGAGATCAGTCGCGGCATCTTTCCCTTTGGCGGTGGCACGGTACGCTGGCCTCTAGCAGCGGGTACGCAGAATGCCTATCTGCACCTGCTCACGGCCGACGAATTTGATGCCGGCGAGGCTCTAACAGAAGCCATTGCCATTGCCATTGCCGAACAGATTGCCCAGCAGGCACCGCTGGGTGTTCAGGCCACGCTAAAATCAGTACGCCTGTGCAATCCAGCGGTGCACAGGCCGCACTCTCCAAGCTACGAAGAACCTTCGCCCGACTGCTGTTATCGAAAGATGCCAGACGCGGTGTGGAAGCCGTCAAGGCACGCAGAACGGCAGAGTTTCAGGGGATCTGATGGACGTCATACCCGCGAAAGCGGGTATCTTCTACTAAAGAGACTCCCACTTTCGCGGGAGTGA